In one window of Cololabis saira isolate AMF1-May2022 chromosome 23, fColSai1.1, whole genome shotgun sequence DNA:
- the ndufb2 gene encoding NADH dehydrogenase [ubiquinone] 1 beta subcomplex subunit 2, mitochondrial, producing the protein MSSFGRALTVLRRAPLLLRRRPGRITSRKASGGPHIEPQYRQYPQLTNKQKFDSELLSGAMWFWILWHCWHDPDAVLGHFPWPDASQWTDEELGIPADDEE; encoded by the exons ATGTCTTCTTTTGGAAGGGCTTTAACAGTCCTCCGCAGAGCACCTCTGTTGCTTAGACGGAGGCCAGGAAGGATTACGAGCAGAAA GGCCAGCGGAGGGCCTCACATTGAGCCGCAGTACAGACAGTATCCGCAGCTGACCAACAAGCAGAAGTTCGATTCAGAGCTCCTCAGCGGAGCCATGTGGTTCTGGATCCTGTGGCACTGCTGGCACGACCCAGATGCAGTGTTG GGTCACTTCCCTTGGCCAGATGCGTCTCAATGGACCGATGAAGAGCTTGGTATCCCAGCAGATGATGAAGAGTAA
- the kdm7aa gene encoding lysine-specific demethylase 7A isoform X1, whose amino-acid sequence MAAAPLYCVCRQPYDVSRFMIECDICKDWFHGSCVQVEEHHAVDIDVYHCPNCDVKHGPSLMKTRNNWHRHDYTEPDDGSKPVQAGTSVFIKELQTRAFPSGEEILIRMKGEQVTTRYLERHGFNYPISITEMEGLGLKLPPLTFSVQDVERYVGGDKVIDVIDVARQADSKMKLSEFVKYYTNPQRPKVLNLISLEFSDTKMSELVEVPDVAQKMSWVENYWPDDSFFPKPFVQKYCLMGVKDSYTDFHIDFGGTSVWYHVLWGEKIFYLIKPTSANLALYEAWSSSPNQSEVFFGEKVDKCYKCVVTQGTTLLIPTGWIHAVLTSQDCMAFGGNFLHNLNIGMQLRCYEMERRLKTPDLFKFPYFEAICWYVAKNLLEMLKELREDTCPPPTYIMDGVKALIGALKTWLKREVTQPNSEVPDHIRPNHLIKELTKEIRHLEEEPVSGSKPVKSQGCGLPPGIIGCPATRSALEKLCQARRARKAARRLREQQRQAPDVPSNLDILEQHTREVLKRLEVGPLEEQDPAFCAMVHGKLNKVSTASAAAVAESLDVNHLRFMMVNGRIIRDLRQPSISPIKIEGERSSVGQSPPKSCADVSSERTRESREQHSAVEKPILLRGLERTKRDLREEVSGHSSVSDVESDSDSPIEHKASSSSSSSSSSSSSSSDEDSESSQEEEERGLSQQTGSGHTLDLDQSGQKLRHNYKPLKRERPTSPSTEEAIQGMLSMAGLLCSTNPEKAASPHEPWWSSHNQCSPQETAQHHHLGNGSVDSQGNSSSEAWDNQGLPSPEAGYHYGDPSLSPPLHPSKRHAPNPPPVSNQATKGKRPKKGMATAKQRLGKILKLNRHNRVFV is encoded by the exons TGAAAACGCGCAACAACTGGCACAGGCATGACTACACGGAGCCAGACGATGGATCGAAGCCAGTTCAGGCGGGAACCTCGGTGTTTATCAAGGAGCTCCAGACCAGGGCCTTCCCCAG TGGCGAGGAGATTCTGATACGAATGAAGGGTGAGCAGGTGACCACCCGGTACTTGGAGAGACATGGCTTCAACTACCCGATATCCATCACTGAGATGGAGGGCCTGGGTCTAAAGCTTCCCCCACTTACATTCTCTGTCCAAGATGTGGAACGTTATGTTG GTGGCGATAAAGTCATTGACGTGATTGATGTAGCGCGGCAAGCAGACAGCAAGATGAAACTCAGTGagtttgtcaagtattacaccAATCCCCAACGACCCAAGGTCCTCAACCTCATCAGCCTGGAGTTCTCTGACACCAA GATGTCAGAATTGGTGGAGGTTCCTGACGTGGCCCAGAAGATGTCCTGGGTAGAGAACTACTGGCCAGATGACTCGTTCTTCCCTAAACCTTTTGTCCAGAAGTATTGCCTTATGGGGGTTAAAGACAGCTACACAGACTTCCACATAGACTTTGGGGGCACCTCAGTCTGGTATCATGTTCTCTGG GGTGAAAAGATCTTCTACTTAATCAAGCCCACTTCCGCCAACCTTGCACTATATGAGGCATGGAGCTCCTCGCCCAATCAGAGTGAAGTGTTCTTTGGAGAGAAAGTGGATAAATGTTACAAGTGTGTTGTAACCCAAGGAACCACCCTGCTCATCCCTACAG gcTGGATCCATGCTGTTCTCACCTCTCAGGATTGCATGGCGTTCGGAGGGAACTTCCTTCATAACCTCAACATTGGCATGCAGCTCAG GTGTTATGAAATGGAACGTCGCCTAAAAACCCCAGACCTCTTTAAGTTTCCGTACTTTGAGGCAATCTGTTGGTATGTGGCCAAAAATCTCCTAGAAATGCTAAAAG AGCTACGTGAGGACACCTGTCCACCACCAACTTACATAATGGATGGAGTCAAGGCTTTAATTGGTGCACTGAAGACTTGGTTGAAGAGAGAG GTGACTCAGCCCAATAGTGAGGTACCAGACCATATCAGGCCTAACCATCTCATTAAGGAGCTGACCAAGGAAATACGCCACCTGGAG GAGGAACCAGTGAGTGGTAGCAAGCCAGTGAAATCTCAGGGATGTGGACTACCGCCTGGAATAATTGGCTGTCCAGCCACCCGCTCCGCCTTGGAGAAGCTGTGCCAAGCGCGGCGGGCGAGAAAGGCCGCCAGGCGGTTGAGGGAGCAGCAGCGGCAGGCGCCCGATGTGCCCTCCAACCTGGACATCTTGGAGCAGCACACCAGGGAGGTGCTGAAGAGGCTGGAGGTCGGACCGCTGGAGGAG CAGGATCCAGCGTTTTGTGCCATGGTCCACGGGAAGCTCAACAAAGTGTCAACTGCATCGGCGGCAGCTGTAGCGGAGTCGCTAGACGTCAACCACCTTCGGTTCATGATGGTCAACGGAAGAATCATCAG AGATTTGAGACAGCCGAGCATTAGTCCCATAAAGATTGAGGGCGAGCGGTCGTCGGTCGGCCAGAGCCCTCCCAAGAGTTGTGCGGATGTGAGTTCGGAGAGGACGCGGGAGAGCCGAGAGCAGCACAGCGCGGTTGAGAAACCCATCCTCCTCA GGGGTCTGGAGAGGACAAAACGTGATCTCAGGGAAGAAGTCTCAGGACACTCCAGTGTGTCCGACGTTGAGTCCGACAGTGACTCTCCCATTGAG CATAAagcatcatcgtcatcgtcttCATCATCGTCGTCGTCATCCTCGTCTTCTGATGAGGATTCGGAGAGTTcccaggaagaggaggagaggggcttATCTCAGCAGACGGGCTCAGGGCACACCTTAGATCTGGACCAGTCCGGTCAGAAACTCAGGCACAATTACAAACCACTCAAACG AGAACGTCCTACCTCACCCAGCACAGAAGAGGCCATCCAGGGGATGCTGTCCATGGCCGGGCTCCTGTGCTCCACCAACCCAGAGAAAGCCGCCTCGCCCCACGAGCCCTGGTGGTCCAGCCACAACCAGTGCTCGCCGCAGGAGACGGCGCAGCACCATCACCTAGGCAACGGCTCGGTGGACAGCCAGGGCAACAGCAGCAGCGAGGCCTGGGACAATCAGGGGCTCCCCAGCCCAGAAGCAGGCTACCACTACGGCGACCCCTCACTGTCTCCACCGCTGCACCCCTCCAAGAGGCATGCCCCCAACCCCCCGCCGGTCAGCAATCAAGCCACAAAAG gCAAAcggcccaaaaaaggaatggcTACAGCCAAGCAGAGACTGGGCAAGATCCTGAAACTAAACAGACACAATCGTGTCTTTGTGTAA
- the kdm7aa gene encoding lysine-specific demethylase 7A isoform X2, with protein MAAAPLYCVCRQPYDVSRFMIECDICKDWFHGSCVQVEEHHAVDIDVYHCPNCDVKHGPSLMKTRNNWHRHDYTEPDDGSKPVQAGTSVFIKELQTRAFPSGEEILIRMKGEQVTTRYLERHGFNYPISITEMEGLGLKLPPLTFSVQDVERYVGGDKVIDVIDVARQADSKMKLSEFVKYYTNPQRPKVLNLISLEFSDTKMSELVEVPDVAQKMSWVENYWPDDSFFPKPFVQKYCLMGVKDSYTDFHIDFGGTSVWYHVLWGEKIFYLIKPTSANLALYEAWSSSPNQSEVFFGEKVDKCYKCVVTQGTTLLIPTGWIHAVLTSQDCMAFGGNFLHNLNIGMQLRCYEMERRLKTPDLFKFPYFEAICWYVAKNLLEMLKELREDTCPPPTYIMDGVKALIGALKTWLKREVTQPNSEVPDHIRPNHLIKELTKEIRHLEEEPVSGSKPVKSQGCGLPPGIIGCPATRSALEKLCQARRARKAARRLREQQRQAPDVPSNLDILEQHTREVLKRLEVGPLEEDPAFCAMVHGKLNKVSTASAAAVAESLDVNHLRFMMVNGRIIRDLRQPSISPIKIEGERSSVGQSPPKSCADVSSERTRESREQHSAVEKPILLRGLERTKRDLREEVSGHSSVSDVESDSDSPIEHKASSSSSSSSSSSSSSSDEDSESSQEEEERGLSQQTGSGHTLDLDQSGQKLRHNYKPLKRERPTSPSTEEAIQGMLSMAGLLCSTNPEKAASPHEPWWSSHNQCSPQETAQHHHLGNGSVDSQGNSSSEAWDNQGLPSPEAGYHYGDPSLSPPLHPSKRHAPNPPPVSNQATKGKRPKKGMATAKQRLGKILKLNRHNRVFV; from the exons TGAAAACGCGCAACAACTGGCACAGGCATGACTACACGGAGCCAGACGATGGATCGAAGCCAGTTCAGGCGGGAACCTCGGTGTTTATCAAGGAGCTCCAGACCAGGGCCTTCCCCAG TGGCGAGGAGATTCTGATACGAATGAAGGGTGAGCAGGTGACCACCCGGTACTTGGAGAGACATGGCTTCAACTACCCGATATCCATCACTGAGATGGAGGGCCTGGGTCTAAAGCTTCCCCCACTTACATTCTCTGTCCAAGATGTGGAACGTTATGTTG GTGGCGATAAAGTCATTGACGTGATTGATGTAGCGCGGCAAGCAGACAGCAAGATGAAACTCAGTGagtttgtcaagtattacaccAATCCCCAACGACCCAAGGTCCTCAACCTCATCAGCCTGGAGTTCTCTGACACCAA GATGTCAGAATTGGTGGAGGTTCCTGACGTGGCCCAGAAGATGTCCTGGGTAGAGAACTACTGGCCAGATGACTCGTTCTTCCCTAAACCTTTTGTCCAGAAGTATTGCCTTATGGGGGTTAAAGACAGCTACACAGACTTCCACATAGACTTTGGGGGCACCTCAGTCTGGTATCATGTTCTCTGG GGTGAAAAGATCTTCTACTTAATCAAGCCCACTTCCGCCAACCTTGCACTATATGAGGCATGGAGCTCCTCGCCCAATCAGAGTGAAGTGTTCTTTGGAGAGAAAGTGGATAAATGTTACAAGTGTGTTGTAACCCAAGGAACCACCCTGCTCATCCCTACAG gcTGGATCCATGCTGTTCTCACCTCTCAGGATTGCATGGCGTTCGGAGGGAACTTCCTTCATAACCTCAACATTGGCATGCAGCTCAG GTGTTATGAAATGGAACGTCGCCTAAAAACCCCAGACCTCTTTAAGTTTCCGTACTTTGAGGCAATCTGTTGGTATGTGGCCAAAAATCTCCTAGAAATGCTAAAAG AGCTACGTGAGGACACCTGTCCACCACCAACTTACATAATGGATGGAGTCAAGGCTTTAATTGGTGCACTGAAGACTTGGTTGAAGAGAGAG GTGACTCAGCCCAATAGTGAGGTACCAGACCATATCAGGCCTAACCATCTCATTAAGGAGCTGACCAAGGAAATACGCCACCTGGAG GAGGAACCAGTGAGTGGTAGCAAGCCAGTGAAATCTCAGGGATGTGGACTACCGCCTGGAATAATTGGCTGTCCAGCCACCCGCTCCGCCTTGGAGAAGCTGTGCCAAGCGCGGCGGGCGAGAAAGGCCGCCAGGCGGTTGAGGGAGCAGCAGCGGCAGGCGCCCGATGTGCCCTCCAACCTGGACATCTTGGAGCAGCACACCAGGGAGGTGCTGAAGAGGCTGGAGGTCGGACCGCTGGAGGAG GATCCAGCGTTTTGTGCCATGGTCCACGGGAAGCTCAACAAAGTGTCAACTGCATCGGCGGCAGCTGTAGCGGAGTCGCTAGACGTCAACCACCTTCGGTTCATGATGGTCAACGGAAGAATCATCAG AGATTTGAGACAGCCGAGCATTAGTCCCATAAAGATTGAGGGCGAGCGGTCGTCGGTCGGCCAGAGCCCTCCCAAGAGTTGTGCGGATGTGAGTTCGGAGAGGACGCGGGAGAGCCGAGAGCAGCACAGCGCGGTTGAGAAACCCATCCTCCTCA GGGGTCTGGAGAGGACAAAACGTGATCTCAGGGAAGAAGTCTCAGGACACTCCAGTGTGTCCGACGTTGAGTCCGACAGTGACTCTCCCATTGAG CATAAagcatcatcgtcatcgtcttCATCATCGTCGTCGTCATCCTCGTCTTCTGATGAGGATTCGGAGAGTTcccaggaagaggaggagaggggcttATCTCAGCAGACGGGCTCAGGGCACACCTTAGATCTGGACCAGTCCGGTCAGAAACTCAGGCACAATTACAAACCACTCAAACG AGAACGTCCTACCTCACCCAGCACAGAAGAGGCCATCCAGGGGATGCTGTCCATGGCCGGGCTCCTGTGCTCCACCAACCCAGAGAAAGCCGCCTCGCCCCACGAGCCCTGGTGGTCCAGCCACAACCAGTGCTCGCCGCAGGAGACGGCGCAGCACCATCACCTAGGCAACGGCTCGGTGGACAGCCAGGGCAACAGCAGCAGCGAGGCCTGGGACAATCAGGGGCTCCCCAGCCCAGAAGCAGGCTACCACTACGGCGACCCCTCACTGTCTCCACCGCTGCACCCCTCCAAGAGGCATGCCCCCAACCCCCCGCCGGTCAGCAATCAAGCCACAAAAG gCAAAcggcccaaaaaaggaatggcTACAGCCAAGCAGAGACTGGGCAAGATCCTGAAACTAAACAGACACAATCGTGTCTTTGTGTAA